One window of Nicotiana tomentosiformis chromosome 11, ASM39032v3, whole genome shotgun sequence genomic DNA carries:
- the LOC138901687 gene encoding nectarin-1-like translates to MAAFGINKIFQSMVTTMLFLLAISIDRYCFAADEDMLQDVCVADLNSSNIGSPFLCVIKVPGLNTLGVSLSRIDYAPGGINPPHTHPRASEMVFVLEGELEVGFITTANVLVSKQITKGEVFVFPRGLVHFQKNNGKVPAAVISAFNSQFPGTQSIAATLFAASPTVPDDILAQTFQINTEDVQQIKSKFAPAKKF, encoded by the exons ATGGCTGCCTTTGGAATTAATAAGATATTTCAAAGTATGGTGACGACGATGTTGTTTTTGTTAGCCATTAGCATAGACAGATATTGTTTTGCGGCAGATGAGGACATGCTCCAAGATGTTTGTGTTGCTGATCTCAACTCAAGTAATATTGGATCCCCCTTTTTATG TGTCATAAAAGTCCCTGGCCTTAACACACTCGGCGTATCCCTTTCTCGAATTGACTATGCCCCTGGTGGTATTAACCCACCCCATACCCACCCACGTGCCTCTGAAATGGTCTTTGTTTTGGAAGGTGAATTGGAAGTTGGCTTCATTACTACTGCCAATGTACTCGTCTCAAAGCAAATTACAAAGGGCGAAGTTTTTGTTTTTCCTAGAGGACTTGTCCATTTTCAGAAGAATAATGGCAAAGTTCCAGCAGCTGTTATTTCTGCTTTCAATAGCCAGTTTCCAGGGACTCAGTCAATAGCAGCCACTTTGTTTGCTGCTTCACCAACTGTGCCAGATGATATCTTGGCTCAGACATTCCAAATTAATACTGAGGATGTTCAGCAGATCAAGTCAAAGTTTGCACCTGCCAAGAAATTTTAG
- the LOC138901688 gene encoding probable DNA-directed RNA polymerase, whose product MKPRIILGWPGAFNSCRSYKRDTKYSEVLGKFYKVLLDDEFYVNEHPTSTNISKYQNAVLELLRKSKVDKYDSDHRLIQLQSKIEELAYPYDDIPSMFEATPIIINLLIKTNAPSAKEYLKGSNKLTSEELAVLNLFHQYILEGIIVYIFGYIFNSINESPVVRLSTLVDQLDSMSRIHVRLLFERKKASVGSDAAGVVVPDSANTKNIGCLLVEFLLDRNVITISNDLSFTAKRVDKKEKGKYYKQKPSHVICNFDISILSIQLNLPMVCRPKSWDVVPQLKERGEAPKSLSDITGGYLSEPVRDFYLYNRYNLLASRDKNNFNILLANNYQEMCETMNALQGEGFEINVGVLDFINNNYNGLVETGLLMAKHLASLNIAAASNKLRETYLSSLEGKFDVKYPGLLKAFLTDIQRARYESFILDITSAYAGYEFYLPAFVDFRGRIYRMGVLHFHERELARSLIVFSKRQRARLASAETIITYATNASDPFQFLSKAITLGEFDSRVSYSQLPITQDASANAYQIISYFLLNSETANIINLIPTKGNKEVEDLRINDVYEFFVLEIVEYLKKEINTLKGHDGIMDHVCTRLNRKLVKSLLMLLIYGKTAYSMAEDIYQHYDNVFRKKECLAMASHIEKFFKWRFSHIVNLMSLIRAIVQDYMKLEAVNKWIYDRPSKKRRQVTLRVPTNKRDRKKTTTAITANFVHQKDANIAFYMIRNVKSRGIPIYTVHDNFITTPDFAPLMAGFYIDIFEKGPHPMEYINAFIRKNLMGVKCYISDYATLYKKEAFLVDILHNELLSLEPPEL is encoded by the exons ATGAAGCCCCGAATAATATTAGGATGGCCAGGAGCCTTTAATTCTTGCAGATCGTATAAAAGAGATACTAAATATAGTGAAGTCTTAGGTAAGTTTTATAAGGTTCTACTCGATGATGAATTTTATGTTAATGAACATCCAACTAGCACCAATATTTCTAAATACCAAAATGCAGTCTTGGAATTGTTGCGTAAATCTAAAGTTGACAAGTACGATAGTGATCATAGATTAATTCAATTACAAAGTAAGATTGAAGAGCTAGCCTATCCATATGATGATATACCGAGCATGTTTGAGGCTACACCTATTATAATAAATCTTTTGATTAAGACAAATGCACCCTCTGCTAAGGAATACCTTAAGGGTAGTAATAAACTTACTTCCGAGGAGTTGGCAGTTCTAAACCTGTTTCATCAGTATATATTGGAAGGTATAATTGTTTATATATTCGGCTACATCTTCAATAGTATTAATGAGAGCCCTGTCGTTCGCCTTTCTACCCTAGTAGACCAACTAGATAGCATGTCTAGAATTCATGTTAGATTGctatttgaaaggaagaaagcATCGGTAGGCAGCGATGCGGCGGGTGTAGTTGTACCTGATAGTGCGAATACGAAGAATATAGGTTGTTTATTGGTAGAATTTTTATTAGATAGAAATGTGATAACAATATCTAACGATTTATCTTTTACTGCTAAAAGGGTTGATAAAAAAGAGAAGGGTAAGTATTACAAACAAAAGCCATCACATGTTATTTGCAATTTTGATATAAGCATTCTGTCGATCCAGTTAAATCTACCTATGGTATGTCGTCCAAAAAGCTGGGATGTTGTACCTCAACTAAAAGAGAGGGGGGAGGCGCCTAAATCACTATCTGATATTACTGGAGGTTATTTAAGCGAACCTGTCAGGGATTTCTATTTATATAATAGGTATAACCTATTAGCATCCCGCGATAAGAACAATTTTAATATATTATTGGCTAATAACTACCAGGAAATGTGTGAGACCATGAACGCATTACAGGGGGAGGGTTTTGAGATAAATGTGGGTGTCTtagattttattaataataattataatgGATTAGTGGAGACCGGTCTACTTATGGCGAAGCATCTTGCATCGTTAAATATCGCCGCGGCATCCAATAAGTTGAGGGAGACTTACCTAAGTAGTTTAGAGGGTAAGTTTGATGTCAAATATCCTGGTTTGCTTAAAGCGTTCTTGACGGATATCCAACGAGCCCGTTATGAATCCTTTATACTAGATATAACGTCAGCTTACGCGGGGTATGAATTTTATTTGCCCGCATTCGTTGACTTCCGCGGTAGGATTTATCGCATGGGAGTATTACATTTCCATGAACGTGAATTAGCGAGGTCTTTAATAGTATTCTCTAAGC GGCAGCGGGCGCGGTTAGCCTCGGCTGAAACAATCATTACGTATGCTACTAACGCTAGTGACCCCTTTCAGTTCCTAAgcaaggctataactctcggtgAGTTCGACTCTAGGGTTTCATACTCCCAACTTCCTATTACACAAGATGCATCTGCAAACGCTTATCAGATAATTAGTTACTTCTTGTTAAATTCTGAAACGGCTAATATTATTAATCTTATTCCAACTAAAGGTAATAAGGAGGTAGAAGATCTAAGGATTAATGACGTTTATGAGTTCTTTGTATTGGAGATTGTAGAGTACTTGAAAAAGGAAATTAATACTTTAAAGGGCCATGACGGTATTATGGATCATGTATGTACCCGTCTTAATAGAAAATTAGTTAAATCTCTCCTAATGTTGTTGATCTATGGGAAGACTGCATACAGCATGGCGGAGGATATCTATCAACATTATGATAATGTTTTTAGGAAAAAGGAATGCTTGGCGATGGCTAGTCACATCGAAAAgttctttaaatggaggttttcaCATATTGTAAACCTAATGAGCTTAATCCGCGCAATTG TCCAGGACTATATGAAATTGGAAGCTGTTAATAAATGGATATATGATCGTCCCAGCAAGAAAAGACGCCAGGTAACACTACGAGTTCCCACTAATAAACGTGATAGAAAAAAGACTACAACTGCTATTACTGCGAATTTCGTTCATCAGAAAGATGCTAATATAGCATTTTATATGATCAGAAATGTTAAATCAAGGGGTATACCAATATATACAGTACACGATAATTTCATAACTACTCCCGATTTCGCCCCACTTATGGCTGGATTTTACATAGATATATTCGAAAAAGGGCCCCATCCAATGGAGTATATTAACGCGTTTATTCGGAAAAATCTCATGGGGGTTAAATGTTATATCAGCGATTACGCCACCTTATACAAAAAGGAAGCTTTTCTGGTAGATATATTGCACAATGAACTATTGAGTCTTGAACCTCCTGaattgtaa